The following are from one region of the Paenibacillus protaetiae genome:
- a CDS encoding 5-formyltetrahydrofolate cyclo-ligase has translation MDNTIIKNELRKRFTEKRNALSAYERTLRSEAACRQAAVWLQSVGASSVMAYVPFRTELDTKPLIQWCWETKVQVIVPRSNPEDRSMELYELTGWDGLELGAYGIMEPSPDTNKAVREWPDVIFVPGLAFDRDGGRLGYGGGYYDRLAVRTDLSSPRGSTCWIGLGYQLQLSQEALPMEAHDKRIGGVATEEGIKLFTAKHDRN, from the coding sequence ATGGATAACACGATAATAAAAAATGAGCTTCGAAAGCGGTTTACCGAGAAGCGGAATGCTTTGTCTGCATATGAACGCACGCTGCGTTCCGAAGCGGCTTGCCGGCAAGCCGCGGTATGGCTGCAAAGCGTTGGGGCTTCCAGTGTGATGGCGTATGTTCCATTTCGGACGGAGCTGGATACCAAGCCGTTAATACAATGGTGCTGGGAGACGAAAGTTCAAGTGATTGTTCCCAGATCCAACCCGGAAGACCGCTCGATGGAACTGTATGAATTGACCGGCTGGGACGGGCTTGAGCTCGGTGCTTACGGCATTATGGAGCCGTCTCCGGATACAAATAAGGCGGTCCGGGAGTGGCCGGATGTAATTTTTGTACCGGGACTGGCTTTTGACCGGGATGGCGGCCGATTAGGCTACGGCGGCGGTTATTACGATAGGCTGGCCGTGCGGACTGATTTAAGCTCTCCGCGCGGAAGTACATGTTGGATAGGATTAGGTTATCAGCTGCAGCTGTCGCAAGAAGCACTTCCGATGGAGGCGCATGACAAGCGAATCGGCGGCGTTGCTACGGAAGAAGGAATAAAGCTGTTTACAGCGAAACATGACAGAAACTAA
- a CDS encoding ABC-F family ATP-binding cassette domain-containing protein, giving the protein MLLQVSNISKSYGIDVILSDISMQVLERERIGIVGINGAGKSTLLKIIAGELSADSGAIHKSKETKLGYLAQNSGLQSNRTIIEEMRSVFDHLIQAEQELRDLEAQIADPELHANEKRYAEVLERYSRKSDWFREQGGFEMNTRINSVLHGMGFGHFPADTLISSLSGGQKTRLALARILLQAPDLLMLDEPTNYLDIETLTWLESYLRSYPGAIVVVSHDRYFLDAIVQTIVEIERHSAKRYTGNYSRYIELKAAEYESQLKQYEKQQDEISRMEQFVQRNLVRASTTKRAQSRRKALEKMERLDRPAGELKKASFSFEIEKQTGKDVLDVRSLAVVFKKDREPDKLLFQNVSFHLSRGETIALIGPNGIGKSTLLKVLVGELQPAAGNFSWGSNVKLGYYDQEHTGLNPSNTVLEEVWSHYPHLEEVRIRTVLGNFLFSGDDVQKRISSLSGGEKARVSLAKLMLKQANVLILDEPTNHLDLFSKEVLESALLDYEGTLLFISHDRYFLNKMAERIVELSSTGTEHFLGNYDDMLEKKRDLEEARLEALAKQTAAASKGQSAPEAPTAVNSYEAEKQAKREERNRQRKIEQLEQQIAELEQQLSVLELQLADPAVFNDYIRVSEVQAEMEQTKSALQSAYEQWEQLLN; this is encoded by the coding sequence ATGCTGCTGCAAGTATCCAATATTTCTAAAAGCTATGGAATTGACGTCATCCTTTCCGATATTTCCATGCAGGTGCTGGAGCGAGAACGAATTGGCATCGTAGGCATAAACGGCGCGGGTAAATCTACTCTTCTTAAAATCATAGCCGGCGAGCTGTCCGCCGATTCCGGTGCTATCCATAAATCAAAAGAAACAAAACTAGGCTATTTGGCCCAGAACAGCGGTCTTCAATCTAACCGCACTATAATAGAAGAAATGCGTTCCGTCTTCGACCATTTGATTCAGGCCGAGCAGGAGCTGCGTGATCTTGAAGCGCAGATTGCCGATCCGGAACTGCATGCGAATGAAAAACGGTATGCAGAAGTGCTTGAGCGTTATTCCCGCAAATCCGACTGGTTCCGCGAGCAAGGCGGATTTGAAATGAACACGCGTATTAACAGCGTGCTCCACGGCATGGGGTTTGGCCATTTTCCTGCCGATACTTTAATTTCAAGCTTAAGCGGCGGCCAAAAAACGCGCCTCGCGCTGGCCCGCATTTTGCTGCAGGCACCCGACCTGCTGATGCTCGATGAGCCAACCAACTATTTGGACATCGAAACGCTGACCTGGCTGGAAAGTTATTTGCGCAGCTATCCTGGCGCTATCGTCGTTGTTTCCCATGACCGCTATTTCCTGGATGCCATTGTGCAAACGATTGTCGAAATTGAACGTCATTCCGCCAAACGCTACACCGGCAACTACAGCCGGTACATTGAGCTGAAAGCAGCCGAATATGAATCACAGCTGAAGCAGTACGAAAAACAGCAAGATGAAATTTCGCGTATGGAACAATTCGTGCAGCGAAATCTGGTGCGTGCTTCTACAACGAAACGTGCCCAGAGCAGACGCAAAGCACTGGAGAAGATGGAACGTTTGGACCGCCCGGCCGGCGAGCTGAAGAAGGCGAGTTTTTCTTTTGAAATTGAAAAACAGACCGGCAAAGATGTTCTTGACGTTCGTTCCCTTGCTGTTGTCTTTAAAAAAGACCGGGAGCCGGATAAATTGTTATTCCAGAATGTAAGTTTCCACCTTTCGCGCGGCGAGACAATAGCGCTTATTGGCCCTAACGGCATCGGCAAGTCCACGCTGCTAAAGGTACTGGTCGGCGAACTGCAGCCGGCTGCCGGAAACTTCAGTTGGGGCTCTAATGTCAAGCTTGGTTATTACGATCAGGAACATACCGGATTAAATCCCTCTAATACAGTGCTGGAAGAGGTCTGGTCGCATTATCCACACCTGGAGGAAGTGCGGATCCGCACAGTGCTGGGCAACTTCCTGTTCAGCGGCGATGATGTGCAGAAGCGGATCTCGTCCTTAAGCGGCGGGGAAAAAGCACGCGTTTCGCTTGCGAAGCTGATGTTGAAGCAAGCGAATGTGCTTATTTTGGACGAACCGACTAACCATCTGGACTTATTCAGCAAAGAAGTGCTGGAATCCGCGCTGCTTGATTATGAAGGCACGCTTCTCTTTATTTCCCATGACCGTTATTTCCTGAACAAAATGGCGGAACGGATTGTCGAGCTTTCTTCGACAGGGACCGAGCATTTCCTAGGAAATTATGATGATATGCTGGAGAAAAAACGCGATCTGGAGGAAGCAAGGCTTGAAGCGCTGGCCAAACAAACAGCCGCTGCTTCCAAAGGGCAGTCAGCTCCGGAAGCTCCAACGGCTGTAAATTCATACGAAGCCGAGAAGCAGGCAAAACGCGAGGAACGTAACCGCCAGCGCAAAATCGAGCAGCTGGAACAGCAAATTGCAGAACTTGAACAGCAGCTGTCCGTGCTTGAGCTGCAGCTTGCCGACCCGGCTGTCTTTAACGATTATATCCGGGTATCGGAAGTCCAGGCCGAGATGGAGCAGACGAAATCAGCGCTTCAATCCGCTTACGAGCAGTGGGAGCAGCTATTAAATTAA
- a CDS encoding response regulator transcription factor — MIRILLVDDHPSVGEGTKTMIEQDPDMKVTVVLSAMEALGIIQEEVFDIILCDLNMPGISGLELAKRLIQQDSDRKVLIYTGYEISTHFNLLIENGVCGFISKTASRDQLHNAIRSAMRDEAVIPISLLKQLRRNEIKITRGEKIIEEVSINEREQEILQEVASGNSNKDIAAKLHMSQRTVEYNLSRIFEKLAVRSRSEAIVEAKRLGLIRMEQF, encoded by the coding sequence GTGATTCGAATTTTATTGGTGGATGATCATCCGTCCGTTGGAGAAGGGACGAAGACGATGATTGAACAGGACCCTGACATGAAAGTGACGGTGGTTTTGTCCGCTATGGAGGCGCTTGGCATTATTCAAGAAGAAGTTTTTGATATTATTTTATGCGATTTAAATATGCCTGGCATAAGCGGGCTGGAGCTTGCCAAAAGGCTGATCCAGCAGGATTCCGACCGCAAGGTGCTTATTTACACCGGCTATGAAATCAGTACCCATTTTAATTTGCTAATTGAAAATGGCGTGTGTGGTTTTATATCAAAAACAGCATCCAGAGACCAACTTCATAATGCCATTCGAAGCGCAATGCGGGACGAAGCTGTCATTCCGATTTCATTATTGAAACAATTAAGGCGTAACGAAATTAAAATTACGCGTGGCGAAAAAATCATTGAGGAAGTATCCATCAATGAGCGCGAACAGGAAATTTTACAAGAGGTAGCATCCGGAAACAGCAATAAGGACATTGCGGCAAAACTGCATATGAGCCAGCGGACGGTTGAATATAACTTATCGAGAATATTCGAGAAGTTGGCGGTCCGTTCGCGTTCCGAAGCTATTGTGGAAGCCAAACGGCTTGGTTTAATTCGTATGGAGCAGTTTTGA
- a CDS encoding ATP-binding protein, which translates to MVQDSAGGYIVKSTEPAGQADVKGIRIGDRVQTVDSGNVSDFKNVRKYGSIEGAHSVKVLHPNQVEQTIYFQEKWIGDHSNWELLIQFYIPGLSLIIFTAFSMLLYSKRGHDKAALLLIVFFMSIGLSYYGSSASYRSDPVGLSIIYIVLPCIPLLFMSFMNIYLQKYYVRFVNAKVLAALYAMSAILTLVSLLYFWTDLFSIEVYNYMKMVHSAIILLGNLLCVFNLFYRFFEHRKSKLNSLFKITLMAHLVAFTPFTIMNLLPLMTGYKQFIPAAFTALFLFVLPIVYLYLLTSNQLFDIDFILTRFKYYTSLSFVPSLLISIFVLALMVEQQSNHFWTKTIQLFAIIYISITLFLYIKELIDHRFRPRMFKAMYSYQDSLDRFSRKIARIMKKTDLQIALRQEINELLPVNQIEFIQVDQIEGVTGTEGQTEEEKRTIAFLLQISDILQVGEMVDLPSGLGLVIGKQRSSIHVVWIGPKTNHTRFNSDELRWLKTMANYASIVFENLYLVEGLIDDLKSEVQREHTTSPWILRLLFTLSENERRKLAADLHDSALQDQLLWYRKLESVMIDHPMSDKLNHELEDIKEGLLDVIHQIRETCNELRPPLLKEMGVVEAIESIIEHAQMRDNFAVDFRAKPFAGEQLNEEQITVIYRIVQELLRNASKHARANLVKLELDQRKGYLYLNYSDDGIGMDVHSMEASFEHMGLSGIKERVASLEGSITFRSEKGKGLEVTIVMPETMTSERQ; encoded by the coding sequence TTGGTCCAGGATTCTGCCGGCGGTTACATTGTCAAAAGCACGGAGCCGGCCGGACAAGCAGATGTCAAAGGCATCCGGATAGGAGACCGGGTCCAAACGGTTGACAGCGGGAATGTCAGCGATTTTAAAAACGTCCGCAAATACGGCTCAATAGAAGGAGCGCACAGCGTTAAAGTTTTGCATCCGAATCAAGTGGAGCAAACGATTTATTTTCAAGAAAAATGGATAGGCGACCATTCCAATTGGGAGCTGTTAATCCAATTTTACATACCGGGTTTATCGTTAATTATTTTTACCGCATTTTCAATGCTTCTTTATTCGAAACGTGGACATGATAAAGCAGCGCTGCTGCTCATCGTGTTTTTTATGTCGATTGGCCTCAGTTATTACGGATCATCCGCGTCTTACCGGAGCGACCCGGTCGGGCTGTCGATCATCTATATCGTATTGCCATGTATTCCGTTGTTGTTTATGAGCTTCATGAACATTTATTTGCAGAAATATTACGTTCGCTTCGTGAACGCAAAAGTATTGGCAGCATTGTATGCAATGTCAGCTATACTAACCTTAGTAAGCCTTCTTTATTTTTGGACCGATTTGTTTTCGATCGAAGTTTACAACTATATGAAAATGGTCCACAGTGCGATTATTTTGTTAGGGAATCTGCTCTGTGTGTTCAATCTGTTTTACCGGTTTTTTGAGCATCGGAAGTCGAAACTTAACTCCTTGTTCAAAATTACATTAATGGCGCATTTGGTTGCTTTCACACCGTTCACCATTATGAACCTTTTGCCGCTGATGACAGGGTATAAACAATTTATTCCGGCAGCATTTACAGCTCTCTTTTTGTTTGTATTGCCTATCGTGTATTTGTATTTGCTGACCTCGAACCAATTGTTCGACATTGATTTTATATTAACCAGGTTTAAGTATTATACATCTTTGTCGTTTGTGCCTTCGCTGCTCATTTCTATTTTTGTGCTGGCGTTGATGGTTGAGCAGCAGTCCAATCATTTCTGGACAAAAACGATACAGTTGTTTGCCATTATTTATATTAGCATTACGTTGTTCCTGTACATAAAAGAGCTGATAGATCACCGTTTTCGCCCGAGAATGTTTAAGGCCATGTACAGTTACCAGGACAGCCTGGATCGCTTCTCTCGGAAAATTGCCCGCATTATGAAAAAAACCGACCTGCAAATCGCATTACGCCAGGAGATTAATGAGCTGCTTCCCGTCAATCAAATTGAGTTCATTCAAGTGGATCAAATTGAAGGAGTGACAGGAACAGAAGGGCAAACGGAAGAAGAAAAGCGGACAATAGCTTTTTTGCTGCAAATATCCGATATTTTGCAAGTTGGCGAGATGGTAGATTTGCCTTCCGGGCTTGGGCTTGTAATCGGAAAGCAGCGCTCCAGCATTCATGTCGTATGGATCGGCCCGAAAACAAACCATACGAGGTTTAATTCGGACGAGCTTAGATGGTTGAAGACGATGGCGAATTACGCCAGCATCGTATTTGAGAACCTGTATCTCGTTGAAGGGCTTATTGATGATTTGAAATCGGAAGTGCAAAGGGAACATACCACTTCGCCTTGGATTCTGCGCCTTTTGTTTACATTGTCAGAGAACGAACGGCGGAAGCTGGCGGCTGATTTGCATGATTCCGCTTTGCAGGACCAGCTGCTTTGGTATCGCAAACTGGAAAGCGTCATGATTGACCATCCGATGTCGGACAAATTAAATCATGAACTGGAAGATATTAAGGAAGGTTTGCTTGATGTTATTCATCAAATTCGGGAAACCTGCAACGAGCTTCGTCCTCCATTATTAAAGGAGATGGGGGTTGTTGAAGCGATAGAGAGCATTATTGAACATGCTCAAATGCGAGACAACTTTGCGGTTGACTTCCGGGCAAAGCCGTTTGCCGGCGAACAGCTTAACGAAGAACAAATTACCGTTATTTACCGGATCGTTCAGGAGCTGCTCCGCAATGCATCCAAGCATGCGAGAGCAAATCTGGTTAAGCTTGAGCTGGATCAGCGTAAAGGCTACCTGTATTTAAACTATTCGGATGATGGAATTGGCATGGATGTCCATTCCATGGAAGCCTCTTTTGAACATATGGGTTTATCCGGCATCAAGGAACGTGTTGCGAGCCTTGAGGGCAGCATTACTTTCAGATCCGAAAAGGGAAAAGGGCTGGAAGTTACAATTGTAATGCCGGAAACGATGACAAGTGAAAGGCAGTAG
- the comX gene encoding competence pheromone ComX has translation MLKEAIRSLAMSKEKLSMVMGGQLQLAGVSVAEQKALLGELNKEGKKDGYSFMWS, from the coding sequence ATGTTGAAAGAGGCTATTCGTTCGTTGGCGATGAGCAAGGAAAAACTGTCTATGGTGATGGGTGGACAACTCCAGCTTGCAGGCGTTTCTGTAGCTGAACAAAAAGCACTTCTTGGCGAACTGAACAAAGAAGGAAAAAAAGACGGCTACTCTTTTATGTGGAGCTAA
- a CDS encoding polyprenyl synthetase family protein yields the protein MMNEDRIRMEHELDELIKERFTAAPLFCHAQLFVNEKRKEPVHFGQLTILHYRMFGGVSDIVYKAAAAVELFILASDILDDIQDQDAPSKAWMQVPLPMALNTATALITLSQQALMECGENAEIRLRLAAMMNNQLITAANGQMLDLANAIQEEQDYFEMIRQKSAAILVLACMAGVMLAGQGWHDTVAEYAGEIGMAAQIRNDLRDLLRWDEKSDFINRKKTLLTLFLQESAAENDQWIADYLEGRLQEDDIRDKHHLLKEACERTGTILYGSVMSRMHYNRFEELLDSVPESPPFRDYFMQLLA from the coding sequence ATGATGAACGAAGACCGGATTAGAATGGAACATGAATTGGACGAGCTGATTAAGGAGCGCTTTACGGCGGCGCCCCTTTTTTGTCATGCGCAGCTGTTTGTAAATGAAAAACGGAAAGAGCCCGTTCATTTCGGGCAGCTGACCATTTTGCATTACCGCATGTTTGGCGGTGTAAGCGACATCGTATACAAAGCGGCGGCAGCGGTTGAATTGTTTATTTTGGCGTCGGATATTTTGGACGATATCCAGGATCAGGATGCGCCCTCCAAAGCTTGGATGCAAGTGCCGCTTCCGATGGCGCTGAATACAGCTACAGCGCTGATAACACTGTCGCAGCAGGCGCTTATGGAATGCGGCGAAAACGCAGAGATACGCCTGCGGCTGGCAGCAATGATGAACAATCAGCTGATTACAGCTGCTAACGGGCAAATGCTGGATCTGGCTAACGCTATTCAGGAAGAGCAGGATTATTTTGAGATGATCAGGCAGAAGTCCGCTGCAATCCTGGTGTTGGCTTGTATGGCCGGCGTGATGCTCGCTGGACAAGGCTGGCATGACACTGTAGCCGAGTATGCAGGCGAAATCGGAATGGCAGCCCAAATTCGCAACGATTTGAGAGATTTGCTGCGATGGGATGAGAAAAGCGATTTTATTAACCGCAAAAAAACATTGCTGACCTTATTTTTGCAGGAGAGCGCAGCGGAAAACGACCAATGGATCGCCGATTATTTGGAGGGGCGCCTGCAAGAGGATGACATTCGGGACAAGCATCATTTGTTGAAGGAAGCTTGCGAGCGGACGGGGACGATCTTATATGGCTCGGTTATGAGTCGTATGCACTATAACCGGTTTGAGGAATTACTAGATTCAGTACCGGAAAGTCCCCCGTTTAGAGATTATTTTATGCAATTACTGGCATAA
- a CDS encoding ABC transporter ATP-binding protein translates to MDRQTVIQVSSLSKYYGANSAVEQVTLQVKEGELFGIIGTNGAGKSTLLELLTGLRQPDEGCVKVLNMDAELEAESLKEHIGIHLQNTSLVDKMTVREALDLFQSFYHKKNDLDAILDRLGLRPYEHKMVKRLSGGWQQRFALAITLVNDPKIIFLDEPTTGLDQQTRSEYWEILLELKSQGKTIVIATHDMGEAQRNCDRVAVMRKGKLVSCDSPQGLIARIPSGGLTMEAVYVHFALEQKNEPAFTLPHLAEWVSFAKFTDLRNSLSVISDR, encoded by the coding sequence GTGGATAGACAAACAGTCATTCAGGTCAGCTCATTAAGCAAGTATTACGGAGCGAACAGCGCAGTTGAACAGGTCACTCTTCAAGTGAAGGAAGGGGAACTGTTCGGGATTATCGGAACGAACGGGGCAGGCAAATCGACCCTGCTTGAATTGCTGACAGGATTGCGTCAGCCTGACGAGGGCTGCGTGAAAGTACTGAATATGGATGCGGAGCTTGAAGCGGAAAGCTTGAAGGAGCATATCGGTATACATTTGCAGAACACTTCGCTGGTGGATAAGATGACGGTTCGGGAAGCATTGGATCTGTTTCAGTCTTTTTATCATAAGAAAAATGATCTGGACGCCATTTTGGATCGTCTGGGGCTTAGGCCTTACGAGCATAAAATGGTTAAGCGGCTGTCCGGCGGATGGCAGCAGCGTTTCGCGCTCGCCATTACACTGGTCAACGATCCCAAAATCATCTTTTTGGATGAGCCGACGACGGGGCTGGATCAGCAGACGCGTTCGGAGTATTGGGAAATTTTGCTGGAACTAAAAAGCCAAGGCAAAACTATCGTTATCGCTACCCATGACATGGGCGAAGCCCAGCGCAATTGTGACCGGGTTGCCGTGATGCGAAAAGGCAAGCTTGTCAGCTGTGATTCGCCGCAGGGGCTTATCGCCAGAATCCCTTCGGGCGGACTGACGATGGAAGCCGTTTATGTCCACTTTGCGCTTGAGCAAAAAAATGAGCCGGCATTTACGCTGCCGCATTTGGCTGAATGGGTAAGTTTTGCGAAATTTACGGATTTGAGAAACTCCCTGTCTGTTATTTCGGATCGCTAA